In one window of Opitutus sp. GAS368 DNA:
- a CDS encoding HPr family phosphocarrier protein codes for MEKSTTTPANAHMKELLVQNKMGIHARPAAMIVRVTNKFKAEVLVEKDEEQVNGKSIMGLMMLAAAKGSKVKFIATGEDAPAMLAEIEALFAKKFDEA; via the coding sequence ATGGAAAAGAGCACCACTACGCCAGCCAACGCCCACATGAAGGAACTCCTCGTGCAGAACAAGATGGGCATCCATGCCCGTCCGGCGGCCATGATCGTGCGCGTGACCAACAAATTCAAGGCGGAGGTCCTGGTCGAGAAGGATGAGGAGCAGGTCAACGGCAAGAGCATCATGGGTCTCATGATGCTGGCCGCAGCCAAGGGCTCGAAGGTGAAGTTCATCGCCACGGGCGAGGACGCCCCGGCGATGCTGGCCGAGATCGAGGCGCTGTTCGCCAAGAAGTTCGACGAGGCCTGA
- a CDS encoding DUF4097 family beta strand repeat-containing protein, which produces MKSLLSLLTLGALLAAPAVLSAKITRTVDKTFTVQPGGNLKAVTQGGDITIQTADTPEVRIHVKQVIRASSEKEADEILEKLSLTMEQTGNDVTAEAKYESRPMGFHFGSWPPVSVSFEVTVPRNFNLNLNTSGGDITAASVQGNVRARTSGGNLKFDRVDGEIDAHTSGGDIVLKESTARAKLGTSGGNIEVDRAGGPTEVSTSGGDITINAVAQLISATTSGGNVRATLTEPLKQDAVLSTSGGDVRVHIVKGAGFELDASTSGGDVRAEGLTITIAKGGVGKSRLVGSVNGGGPRLKLRSSGGDISVRTD; this is translated from the coding sequence ATGAAATCCCTGCTTTCCCTCCTGACCCTTGGGGCCCTGCTGGCGGCGCCGGCCGTGCTTTCGGCCAAGATCACCCGCACCGTCGACAAGACCTTCACCGTGCAGCCCGGTGGCAACCTCAAGGCCGTCACCCAAGGCGGCGATATCACGATCCAGACCGCCGACACCCCGGAGGTCCGCATCCACGTCAAGCAGGTGATCCGCGCCTCGAGTGAAAAGGAAGCCGATGAGATCCTGGAGAAGTTGAGCCTGACCATGGAGCAGACCGGCAACGACGTAACCGCCGAGGCCAAATACGAGTCACGCCCGATGGGCTTCCATTTCGGCAGCTGGCCGCCGGTCAGCGTCTCGTTCGAGGTCACCGTGCCCAGGAATTTCAACCTGAACCTCAACACCTCGGGTGGCGACATCACGGCTGCCAGCGTGCAGGGCAACGTCCGCGCCCGCACCAGCGGCGGCAACCTGAAGTTCGACCGCGTCGACGGCGAGATCGACGCCCACACCTCGGGGGGCGACATTGTCCTCAAGGAGAGCACGGCCCGCGCCAAGCTCGGTACTTCCGGCGGGAACATCGAGGTTGACCGCGCCGGCGGCCCGACGGAGGTCTCCACCTCGGGCGGCGACATCACCATCAATGCCGTCGCGCAGCTGATCAGCGCGACCACCTCGGGCGGCAACGTCCGTGCGACCCTCACCGAGCCGCTCAAGCAGGACGCCGTCCTCAGCACCTCCGGCGGCGACGTGCGCGTGCACATCGTGAAGGGCGCCGGCTTCGAGCTCGACGCCAGCACCTCCGGTGGCGACGTCCGGGCCGAGGGCCTGACCATCACCATCGCCAAGGGCGGCGTGGGCAAGAGCCGGCTCGTCGGCAGCGTCAACGGCGGCGGTCCCCGCCTGAAGCTCCGCTCCAGCGGCGGCGACATCTCGGTGCGGACCGACTAA
- a CDS encoding ATP-binding protein encodes MSPPNVPRQPVEPMRQDIVLRVEAEMTRLLYRTAGFGLYSNFVLAIVLAAGVWTYFPMRLTLGWLAVICTVSGVRLLLNQTFARKLLRDDQLRLWRSLFYFGVIAAGCTWGVAGWLFLQTNELLPRCLVVFILAGMNAGAARSLASVRLCYAAYIVTTLTPATLAFLVYREPGSWTLVACTFTYVLFLLNTARLHHQDLRKLFSLIFENEELVATLSDAKRRAESANQAKTEFLATMSHEIRTPMNGILGMLQLLNDTPLTPDQQVQLGVAGKSADTLLRLLDDILDLSKVESGKLDLEEIDFSPAEAGEEVAALFQNQAAAKQLPVHYHPGSNLPAAVTGDPTRIRQVLLNLVGNAVKFTEQGSIDLYLETVRIDGGEAVLRFRIRDTGIGMDGATQAKLFQKFSQGDSSMTRRYGGSGLGLAISQSLVRRMGGEIKVTSAPGQGSEFWFDLPLPLAQLAGPDQAAPRPPRGRLSGRVLVVDDDWGSQRVVETFLRKLGLETVIVDNGAEGIELAVREQWDAVLMDIQMPGIDGFEAVRRIRRRIEGRWLPIIALTANVRTEDRAAAEASGMDDFLTKPIRQSELRASLEHWLEHPK; translated from the coding sequence ATGAGTCCCCCGAATGTCCCCCGCCAGCCGGTGGAACCCATGCGCCAGGACATTGTGCTGCGGGTCGAGGCGGAGATGACGCGGCTGCTCTATCGCACGGCGGGCTTCGGGCTGTATTCCAATTTCGTGCTGGCGATCGTGCTGGCGGCCGGGGTCTGGACGTATTTCCCCATGCGGCTGACCCTGGGGTGGCTGGCGGTCATCTGCACGGTGAGCGGCGTCCGCCTGCTCCTGAACCAAACCTTTGCGCGCAAGCTCCTGCGCGACGACCAGCTCCGGCTGTGGCGCTCGCTGTTCTACTTCGGCGTGATCGCCGCGGGCTGCACCTGGGGCGTGGCCGGCTGGCTCTTCCTGCAGACCAACGAGCTGCTGCCGCGCTGTCTGGTCGTCTTCATCCTCGCGGGCATGAACGCCGGCGCGGCCCGTTCGCTCGCCTCGGTGCGCCTGTGCTACGCCGCGTATATCGTCACGACGCTGACGCCGGCGACGCTCGCCTTCCTGGTCTACCGCGAGCCCGGGAGCTGGACGCTGGTGGCGTGCACCTTCACGTATGTGCTCTTCCTGCTGAACACCGCGCGACTGCACCACCAGGACCTGCGGAAGCTTTTCTCACTGATCTTCGAGAACGAGGAACTGGTGGCCACCCTGAGCGACGCCAAGCGCCGCGCCGAGTCGGCCAACCAGGCCAAGACCGAGTTCCTCGCCACCATGAGCCATGAGATCCGCACGCCGATGAACGGCATCCTCGGCATGCTGCAGCTGCTCAACGATACCCCGCTGACCCCCGACCAGCAGGTGCAGCTCGGCGTCGCGGGCAAGTCGGCCGACACGTTGCTCCGCCTGCTCGACGACATCCTTGACCTGTCGAAGGTGGAGAGTGGCAAGCTGGACCTGGAGGAAATCGATTTTTCCCCGGCCGAGGCGGGCGAGGAGGTGGCGGCGCTGTTCCAGAACCAGGCGGCGGCCAAGCAGCTGCCCGTGCACTACCATCCCGGTTCCAACCTGCCGGCCGCCGTCACGGGCGACCCGACGCGCATCCGGCAGGTGTTGCTCAACCTCGTCGGCAACGCCGTGAAGTTCACCGAGCAGGGCAGCATCGATTTGTATCTCGAGACGGTCCGCATTGACGGCGGGGAGGCGGTGCTGCGGTTCCGCATCCGGGACACCGGCATCGGCATGGACGGGGCGACCCAAGCCAAGCTGTTCCAGAAATTCAGCCAGGGCGACAGCTCGATGACGCGGCGTTACGGCGGCTCGGGTCTCGGGCTGGCCATCTCGCAAAGCCTGGTGCGGCGCATGGGCGGCGAGATCAAGGTGACCAGCGCCCCGGGCCAGGGATCGGAGTTCTGGTTCGACCTGCCGCTCCCGCTGGCGCAATTGGCGGGCCCGGACCAGGCCGCACCGCGCCCGCCCCGGGGCCGGCTCAGCGGCCGGGTGCTGGTCGTCGATGATGACTGGGGCAGCCAGCGCGTCGTCGAGACGTTCCTGCGCAAGCTCGGCCTCGAGACGGTGATCGTGGACAATGGCGCCGAGGGCATCGAGCTGGCCGTCCGCGAGCAATGGGACGCCGTGCTCATGGACATCCAGATGCCGGGCATCGACGGGTTCGAGGCCGTGCGCCGCATCCGACGGCGGATCGAGGGCCGGTGGCTGCCCATCATTGCGCTCACCGCCAACGTGCGGACGGAGGATCGCGCCGCGGCCGAGGCGTCCGGCATGGATGACTTCCTGACCAAGCCGATCCGGCAGTCCGAGCTCCGCGCCAGCCTCGAGCACTGGCTGGAGCACCCGAAATGA
- a CDS encoding response regulator, translating into MAAAAKSSLLVIDDEVQIRRLLRVTLEAEHYKVREAETGQLGLQELAHAAPDGIILDLGLPDLDGTEVIRRLREWSKVPVLVLSVREGEDDKIAALDAGADDYLTKPFSGRELLARVRAILRRTPAASEPAVVKIGDIEVDQAARLVRRAGTEVHLTAREYALFHLLVQHRGKVVTHRQILRELWGPNAEENTHYLRVHMTHLRQKLEADPHTPRHLKTDAGIGYRLVEG; encoded by the coding sequence ATTGCCGCCGCCGCCAAGTCCTCGCTCCTCGTCATCGACGACGAGGTCCAGATCCGCCGGCTGCTCCGCGTGACCCTCGAGGCGGAACACTACAAGGTGCGCGAGGCCGAGACCGGCCAGCTCGGCCTGCAGGAGCTGGCGCACGCCGCGCCCGACGGCATCATTCTCGACCTCGGCCTGCCCGACCTCGACGGCACGGAGGTCATCCGGCGGCTGCGCGAGTGGTCCAAGGTGCCGGTGCTCGTGCTTTCCGTGCGCGAAGGCGAGGACGACAAGATCGCCGCGCTCGACGCCGGGGCGGACGATTACCTGACCAAGCCCTTTAGCGGCCGCGAATTGCTGGCCCGGGTGCGGGCCATCCTCCGCCGCACGCCGGCGGCCAGCGAACCGGCCGTGGTCAAAATCGGCGATATCGAGGTGGATCAGGCGGCGCGCCTCGTGCGCCGGGCCGGCACCGAGGTGCACCTGACCGCCCGGGAATACGCGCTCTTCCATCTGCTCGTGCAGCACCGCGGCAAGGTCGTCACGCACCGGCAGATCCTGCGCGAACTCTGGGGGCCCAACGCCGAGGAGAACACCCATTACCTGCGGGTGCACATGACGCACCTGCGCCAGAAGCTCGAAGCCGACCCGCACACGCCGCGCCACCTGAAGACGGACGCCGGCATCGGCTACCGGCTGGTCGAGGGTTGA
- a CDS encoding P-II family nitrogen regulator translates to MKLIIAIIKPFKLDEVKAALGTAGVEGLTVTEVKGFGRQKGHTEIYRGSEYTVDFLPKVKIEIAVVDDIAGKVIDAITSAAKTGKIGDGKIFVVPLENVVRIRTNEHGDSAV, encoded by the coding sequence ATGAAACTCATCATCGCCATCATCAAGCCGTTCAAACTCGACGAAGTGAAGGCGGCGCTGGGCACCGCGGGAGTCGAGGGTCTGACGGTCACCGAGGTCAAGGGCTTTGGCCGCCAGAAAGGCCACACCGAGATTTACCGCGGCAGCGAATACACCGTGGATTTCCTGCCCAAGGTGAAGATCGAGATCGCCGTCGTTGACGACATCGCCGGCAAGGTGATCGACGCCATCACCTCCGCCGCGAAGACCGGCAAGATCGGCGACGGCAAGATTTTCGTGGTCCCGCTGGAGAATGTCGTCCGCATCCGCACCAACGAGCATGGCGACAGCGCCGTCTGA
- a CDS encoding TatD family hydrolase — protein MGLIDTHTHLESFAKRGELPGILSRAKAAGLEAMVTIGTDTDDWTLYRDLAREHAGLVRYTAGLHPCSVEADWAGRVAQLEAYWGRASRPDEPPISTAHPEDSPYPVALGEIGLDRFHLPKEPAEAEQILGWQKAAFAEQLGLARKLGCPVVVHSRGAFAECVEMIDTSGVAWGKVVFHCFTEGPAEMAELTQRGGYGSFTGIITYKTAEAVRAAALAQGLDRLMIETDAPYLTPMPHRGKPNEPAYLKHTAEFCAGVFGVSPERLAEATTRNARQFFSL, from the coding sequence ATGGGATTGATTGATACGCACACGCACCTCGAATCTTTCGCCAAGCGCGGCGAACTGCCCGGGATTTTGTCCCGCGCGAAGGCCGCCGGGCTCGAGGCGATGGTGACCATCGGCACGGACACCGACGACTGGACGCTCTATCGCGACCTGGCGCGCGAGCATGCCGGGCTGGTTCGCTACACCGCCGGGCTGCATCCCTGCAGCGTGGAGGCGGATTGGGCCGGGCGCGTGGCGCAACTGGAAGCTTACTGGGGTAGGGCGAGTCGTCCCGACGAGCCGCCGATATCCACGGCTCATCCAGAGGATTCGCCCTACCCGGTCGCGCTGGGCGAAATCGGGCTCGACCGGTTTCATCTGCCCAAGGAGCCCGCCGAGGCGGAGCAGATCCTCGGCTGGCAAAAGGCGGCGTTTGCCGAACAGCTTGGGCTGGCGAGGAAGCTCGGTTGCCCCGTGGTCGTGCATTCGCGCGGGGCCTTTGCCGAGTGCGTCGAAATGATCGACACCTCCGGCGTGGCGTGGGGGAAGGTGGTGTTCCATTGCTTCACGGAGGGACCGGCCGAGATGGCCGAGCTGACCCAGCGCGGCGGCTACGGGTCATTCACCGGCATCATCACCTACAAGACCGCGGAGGCAGTGCGGGCGGCGGCGCTGGCGCAGGGACTGGACCGGCTGATGATCGAGACCGACGCGCCCTATCTGACGCCCATGCCGCACCGGGGAAAGCCCAACGAACCGGCCTACCTGAAGCATACGGCGGAATTCTGCGCCGGAGTATTCGGGGTCAGCCCGGAACGGCTGGCGGAGGCCACGACCCGGAACGCCCGGCAATTTTTCAGCCTGTAG
- a CDS encoding ATP-binding protein translates to MSQPPNSSAPQPSFLHRLKGGTGASSPAREYLAASLAIATATGFGFLIRPWSDYWAVAVIYLFMIVLLSLRLGQGPILFAAALGALTWDYLFFPPLFTFVLLRFEDWMMFFLFFAIAIVAGRLTGRIRQQEQSERQRAQRATALLQLTQLLASAQSADEVLRTAADQARELFGARLALLIADPARPGHLTLHPATSYAISETEQAAALRIFRAHGESGRSTRAVTGGDGLHFPLAAAGRLLGVMAVEIPPGRDFPLAQRDVLASFAAQIAVALEHERLRAANESARVQTASDQLHRALLDSVSHELKTPLAVIASAAESLQAATGPADPALAGEIHVAAQRLRRLVTNLLDTTRLDAGVRAQRDWCDAADLVNAALKSIADVRAGRTVHVRLDPGLPLVHGDSDLLQQALVNLMHNACRHAPPPAEITVSAGVDESNQRIWLAVSDTGPGLSEDLRARLFERFFRGQPNRAGGLGLGLSIARGFVEAHGGSLTAENQPGGGARFVILLPLEQHDSVPAE, encoded by the coding sequence ATGAGCCAGCCGCCGAACTCCTCCGCACCGCAACCGTCTTTCCTCCACCGGTTGAAGGGCGGCACGGGCGCATCCTCGCCCGCGCGGGAATACCTGGCGGCCAGCCTGGCCATTGCGACCGCCACCGGCTTCGGCTTTCTCATCCGGCCGTGGTCGGACTACTGGGCGGTGGCGGTCATCTATCTGTTCATGATCGTGCTGCTCAGCCTGCGGCTGGGCCAGGGGCCGATCCTGTTCGCCGCCGCGCTGGGCGCGCTGACCTGGGACTACCTGTTTTTTCCCCCGCTTTTCACGTTCGTGCTGCTGCGCTTCGAAGACTGGATGATGTTCTTCCTGTTCTTTGCCATCGCGATCGTCGCCGGGCGGCTGACCGGGCGGATCCGCCAGCAGGAACAGTCCGAGCGGCAACGCGCGCAACGGGCCACCGCCCTGCTCCAGCTCACCCAGCTCCTCGCCTCGGCCCAATCCGCCGACGAGGTCCTGCGCACCGCCGCCGATCAGGCCCGGGAGCTGTTCGGCGCACGGCTCGCCCTGCTGATCGCCGACCCGGCCCGACCCGGTCACCTCACGCTGCACCCGGCCACCTCCTACGCGATCAGCGAGACCGAACAGGCCGCCGCCCTCCGGATCTTTCGCGCCCACGGGGAATCAGGCCGCTCCACCCGGGCGGTGACAGGCGGCGACGGCCTCCATTTTCCCCTCGCGGCCGCCGGCCGGTTGCTTGGCGTGATGGCGGTCGAGATTCCGCCCGGAAGGGATTTCCCGCTGGCGCAGCGCGACGTGCTCGCGAGCTTTGCCGCGCAAATCGCCGTGGCGCTGGAGCACGAGCGGCTGCGCGCCGCCAACGAGTCGGCCCGCGTGCAGACCGCTTCCGACCAGTTGCACCGCGCCCTGCTCGACAGCGTCTCGCATGAGCTCAAGACCCCCCTGGCCGTCATCGCTTCCGCGGCGGAGAGCCTGCAAGCCGCGACGGGACCGGCCGATCCGGCGCTGGCGGGCGAAATCCATGTCGCCGCCCAGCGGCTGCGCCGCCTGGTGACCAACCTGCTGGACACCACCCGGCTCGATGCCGGCGTGCGCGCGCAACGCGACTGGTGTGACGCCGCCGATCTCGTGAACGCCGCCTTGAAAAGCATTGCCGACGTCCGCGCCGGCCGCACGGTGCACGTGCGGCTGGACCCCGGCCTGCCCCTGGTGCACGGCGATTCCGACCTGTTGCAACAGGCCTTGGTGAACCTGATGCACAATGCCTGCCGCCACGCACCACCCCCGGCGGAAATCACCGTGTCAGCCGGGGTGGACGAGTCCAACCAACGGATCTGGCTGGCCGTGAGTGACACCGGACCCGGGTTGAGCGAAGACCTGCGGGCCCGCTTGTTTGAACGGTTTTTCCGCGGCCAGCCCAACCGGGCCGGCGGCCTTGGCCTGGGGCTTTCCATCGCCCGTGGTTTTGTCGAAGCCCACGGCGGCAGCCTCACGGCGGAGAACCAACCGGGTGGCGGCGCGCGGTTTGTCATCTTGCTGCCGCTCGAACAGCACGACAGTGTCCCGGCCGAATGA
- a CDS encoding dienelactone hydrolase family protein codes for MNVSRFLLAGLALGAAEVLSAKIVTKPVAYEHAGVKLEGYLAYDDTKVSAAMPAPGVLVIPEWWGLTDYPKGRAEQLAKLGYVAFAADMYGAGVTTTDPKKAGELAGQFYGKPLMADRARAGLDQLLATGLVDPARVAAIGYCFGGATAQVLAYSGAPLAGIVSFHGALVPASAEAAAKNHAKFLLCHGAVDPFVKPEEVTAFMKSMEDGKFDYQFISYAGAVHAFTNPGADAIAKATGLPIGYNAAADKRSWAHMKGFFAEIFKAKR; via the coding sequence ATGAATGTATCCCGATTCCTGCTGGCCGGTCTCGCCTTGGGCGCGGCCGAGGTGTTGAGCGCGAAGATTGTCACGAAGCCGGTCGCCTATGAGCACGCCGGCGTGAAGCTCGAAGGCTACCTCGCCTACGACGACACCAAGGTCTCCGCGGCCATGCCGGCGCCCGGCGTGCTGGTCATCCCGGAATGGTGGGGTCTGACCGATTACCCGAAAGGCCGGGCCGAGCAGCTGGCGAAGCTGGGCTACGTGGCGTTTGCCGCCGACATGTATGGCGCCGGCGTCACGACCACCGACCCGAAGAAAGCCGGGGAACTCGCCGGCCAGTTCTACGGCAAGCCGCTCATGGCCGACCGCGCCCGGGCGGGCCTCGACCAGCTGCTGGCCACGGGCCTGGTGGATCCCGCGCGGGTGGCCGCCATCGGGTATTGCTTTGGTGGTGCGACGGCGCAGGTGCTCGCCTACAGCGGCGCGCCGCTCGCGGGCATCGTGAGTTTCCACGGGGCCCTGGTCCCGGCGTCGGCGGAGGCCGCGGCGAAAAACCACGCGAAGTTCCTGCTCTGCCATGGCGCGGTGGACCCCTTCGTCAAGCCCGAGGAAGTCACCGCCTTCATGAAGTCGATGGAGGACGGCAAATTCGACTACCAGTTCATCAGCTATGCCGGTGCGGTGCATGCGTTCACCAACCCCGGTGCCGATGCCATCGCCAAAGCCACGGGCTTGCCCATCGGCTACAACGCCGCCGCCGACAAGCGCTCCTGGGCGCACATGAAGGGGTTCTTCGCGGAAATCTTCAAAGCGAAGCGGTGA
- the kdsB gene encoding 3-deoxy-manno-octulosonate cytidylyltransferase — MPAFAIIVPCRLESTRFPRKLLHPIKGKPLVLWVAERIAAQAPDYPLWFAVDHELLAECIEGAGFRAIMTDVSHPSGTDRIAQANRTVRASYVLNVQADEPLVTAGQLNALARLIQGDCPMATLCTPFKRIVDFYNVNQVKVVMSQTGRALYFSRSRMPYSRDLGLTIDDAWLAQNTCYKHLGLYAYKADFLEKFVAMPPGRLEQIEKLEQLRVLEAGYPIAIDVTEDPTIGVDTPEDAKKFEALV; from the coding sequence ATGCCAGCCTTCGCCATCATCGTGCCGTGCCGTTTGGAGTCCACGCGATTCCCGCGTAAGCTTTTGCATCCGATTAAGGGCAAGCCGCTTGTGCTGTGGGTGGCCGAGCGCATTGCGGCCCAGGCACCGGACTATCCGCTGTGGTTCGCTGTGGATCATGAATTACTGGCGGAATGCATTGAGGGAGCTGGGTTTAGGGCGATAATGACCGATGTCAGCCATCCCAGTGGCACCGACCGCATCGCCCAAGCCAATCGCACAGTCCGTGCCAGTTATGTTCTCAACGTCCAGGCTGACGAGCCGCTGGTCACCGCCGGCCAGCTCAACGCCCTGGCCCGGCTCATCCAGGGCGATTGTCCCATGGCGACGCTCTGCACGCCGTTCAAACGCATCGTGGATTTCTACAATGTCAACCAGGTCAAGGTGGTCATGAGCCAGACCGGCCGGGCGCTGTATTTCTCGCGGTCCCGGATGCCCTATTCGCGCGACCTCGGCCTGACCATTGACGACGCGTGGCTGGCCCAGAACACCTGCTACAAGCACCTCGGGCTTTACGCCTACAAGGCCGACTTCCTCGAGAAATTTGTGGCCATGCCGCCGGGCCGGCTGGAGCAGATCGAGAAACTCGAGCAACTGCGCGTGCTGGAGGCGGGCTATCCCATCGCCATCGACGTCACCGAGGATCCGACCATCGGCGTGGACACGCCCGAGGACGCGAAGAAGTTCGAGGCGCTAGTGTAG
- a CDS encoding response regulator yields the protein MNPAGPQSEVLVIDDEDQIRRLLRGALTTAGYRVREASDGLSGLGEVAHHRPDVIILDLGLPDLSGLEILRRLREWSQVPVLILSVRGQEKEKIEALDAGANDYMTKPFGWGEMLARLRVLLRREPAAVEANVAQFGPVTVDLGRRVVTKHGQELKLTAREYALLRLLVTHRNKVITHRQILRELWGPGAEAQTHYVRVYMARLRQKIEEEPNQPRFLITEAGSGYRLDTD from the coding sequence ATGAACCCGGCCGGCCCCCAGTCCGAAGTGCTCGTCATCGACGATGAGGACCAGATCCGCCGCCTGCTCCGCGGCGCGCTCACGACCGCCGGCTACCGTGTCCGCGAGGCCAGCGACGGCTTGAGCGGCCTCGGCGAGGTGGCCCACCACCGGCCGGACGTGATCATCCTCGACCTCGGCCTGCCCGACCTGTCCGGGCTGGAGATCCTGCGGCGGCTCCGCGAGTGGAGCCAGGTGCCGGTGCTCATCCTCTCGGTGCGCGGTCAGGAAAAGGAAAAGATCGAGGCGCTGGACGCCGGCGCGAACGACTACATGACGAAGCCGTTCGGCTGGGGCGAGATGCTGGCGCGTCTCCGGGTGCTCCTGCGGCGCGAACCCGCCGCCGTGGAGGCAAACGTGGCGCAGTTCGGCCCGGTGACCGTCGACCTGGGGCGCCGCGTGGTGACCAAGCACGGGCAGGAGCTGAAACTCACCGCGCGCGAATACGCGCTGCTGCGGCTGCTGGTCACGCACCGCAACAAGGTCATCACGCACCGGCAGATCCTGCGGGAACTCTGGGGGCCGGGGGCGGAAGCCCAGACGCATTACGTGCGGGTCTACATGGCGCGCCTGCGCCAGAAAATAGAGGAGGAGCCCAACCAGCCGCGGTTCCTCATCACCGAGGCCGGGTCGGGCTACCGGCTCGACACCGATTGA
- the carA gene encoding glutamine-hydrolyzing carbamoyl-phosphate synthase small subunit, whose amino-acid sequence MSAPKPAILALEDGSVFRGAAFGAEATIAGECVFNTSMTGYQEIITDPSYFGQIVTMTAVQIGNYGINAEDEEHAAPKCSGFVVREVSPIVSNWRSQLSLDAYLKKYGIPGISEVDTRALTKKLRVDGAMKCCLSTLPLSDAEAIKRAKAWQDMAGSDYVKDTTCPAPYHWQAGDASRHNAQYLPVGTRQGATVTPKKKFKVAAFDYGAKFTIFRKLVRHGFDVHVFPATATHEQVREYGVDAVFLSNGPGDPAALPYIHQTVSGLLPDYPIFGICLGHQMLTHAVGGTTFKLKFGHRGGNQPVKNLETGKVSITAQNHGFATDPKSLEKRSAVVTEINLNDNTVEGLRHKELPVFSVQYHPEAAPGPNDADPLFTDFYTMVEKRKAGKI is encoded by the coding sequence ATGTCCGCTCCCAAACCCGCGATCCTGGCTCTTGAAGATGGTAGTGTTTTCCGTGGCGCCGCCTTCGGCGCCGAGGCCACCATCGCCGGCGAGTGTGTCTTCAACACCTCGATGACCGGCTACCAGGAGATCATCACCGATCCCTCCTACTTCGGCCAGATCGTCACCATGACGGCCGTGCAAATCGGCAACTACGGCATCAACGCCGAGGACGAGGAGCACGCCGCGCCCAAATGCTCGGGCTTCGTCGTCCGCGAGGTCTCGCCGATCGTCAGCAACTGGCGCAGCCAGCTGTCGCTCGACGCCTATCTGAAGAAATACGGCATCCCGGGCATCAGCGAGGTCGACACCCGCGCGCTGACGAAAAAGCTCCGTGTCGATGGCGCGATGAAGTGCTGCCTGTCCACCCTGCCGCTCAGCGACGCCGAGGCGATCAAGCGGGCCAAGGCCTGGCAGGACATGGCCGGCAGCGACTACGTGAAGGACACGACCTGCCCGGCGCCTTACCACTGGCAGGCCGGCGATGCCTCGCGACACAACGCCCAATATCTCCCCGTCGGCACCAGGCAGGGCGCCACGGTCACGCCCAAGAAGAAATTCAAGGTCGCCGCGTTCGACTACGGCGCGAAGTTCACGATCTTCCGCAAGCTCGTCCGCCACGGCTTCGACGTGCATGTGTTCCCCGCCACGGCGACGCACGAGCAGGTGCGCGAATACGGCGTGGACGCGGTATTCCTCTCCAACGGCCCCGGCGACCCGGCCGCCCTGCCCTATATCCACCAGACCGTCAGCGGCCTGCTGCCGGACTACCCGATCTTCGGCATCTGCCTCGGCCACCAGATGCTCACGCACGCGGTCGGCGGCACGACCTTCAAGCTCAAGTTCGGCCACCGCGGCGGCAACCAGCCGGTGAAGAACCTCGAGACCGGCAAGGTCTCGATCACGGCGCAGAACCACGGCTTCGCCACCGACCCCAAGTCGCTCGAGAAGCGCAGCGCGGTGGTCACCGAGATCAATCTGAACGACAACACCGTCGAGGGCCTCCGCCACAAGGAGCTGCCGGTGTTCTCCGTCCAGTATCACCCCGAGGCCGCCCCCGGCCCGAACGACGCCGACCCGCTCTTCACCGACTTCTATACGATGGTCGAGAAGCGGAAGGCCGGGAAAATCTGA
- a CDS encoding Spx/MgsR family RNA polymerase-binding regulatory protein, translating to MSRLIAYLHPKCSTCERARQWLRRRGVDFAEKDIRATPPSPAELRTMLAALGGKRGRLFNTSGLEYRALGLAAKLPGLDDAGALALLAGSGMLVKRPFLLGPGVALVGFDEKAWAAALAPA from the coding sequence GTGAGCCGACTCATCGCCTACCTGCACCCCAAGTGCAGCACCTGTGAGCGGGCCCGGCAGTGGCTGCGGCGCCGCGGCGTGGATTTTGCCGAGAAAGACATCCGCGCCACACCGCCATCCCCGGCCGAACTGCGCACCATGCTGGCGGCGCTGGGTGGAAAACGGGGCAGGCTGTTCAACACCTCGGGGCTGGAATACCGTGCCCTCGGCCTGGCGGCCAAGCTGCCCGGTTTGGACGATGCCGGGGCCCTCGCGCTGCTCGCGGGCAGCGGCATGCTGGTGAAGCGGCCGTTTTTGCTCGGTCCAGGCGTCGCCCTGGTCGGTTTCGACGAGAAAGCCTGGGCGGCGGCCCTGGCTCCGGCCTGA